A window of uncultured Draconibacterium sp. contains these coding sequences:
- a CDS encoding SPFH domain-containing protein — MNDYFVILITIIALFIFIIIVAMMRRYKRCPSDRILVVYGKIGRGADQQARSAKCIHGGASFIWPIIHSYAFLDLTPISIEINLTNALSKQNIRVDVPSRFTVGISTEPNVMNNAAERLLGLSQESISNLAKDIIFGQLRLVVATMEIEEINSNRDLFLAAVSSNVEAELKKIGLKLINVNVTDINDESGYIEALGKEAAAKAINDAKKSVAEKNRDGEVGQAMAHREQRVQVAGADATAVEGENVAKVTIANSDADRREKEAEANRRAVAAEKVTDAQALQEAYAAEKLAEQVRAERDKATQTANIVVPAEIDKQKVEIDAEAMAEQTRRIAKGEADAIYMKMAAEGKGIYEILSKQAEGFDQLVKAAGNDAQKAVLMMIADKLPELVKTQVEAIKNIKIDKVTVWETGNSKDGKTSTANFMQGMLGSIPPLDDIFKSAGMELPNYLKGEVKPADETKSSEDENDAFEEVTEVTPKE, encoded by the coding sequence ATGAACGATTATTTTGTGATTCTGATTACAATTATTGCATTATTTATTTTTATCATCATTGTTGCAATGATGAGGCGTTACAAACGGTGTCCTTCCGACCGCATCCTGGTTGTATACGGAAAAATCGGACGAGGTGCCGACCAGCAGGCCCGTTCAGCGAAATGTATCCATGGTGGTGCCTCTTTTATCTGGCCAATCATTCATTCGTATGCATTTCTTGATTTAACGCCAATTTCAATCGAAATCAACCTGACAAATGCACTGAGTAAGCAAAACATCCGTGTTGACGTTCCATCTCGTTTTACAGTAGGTATTTCTACCGAACCAAACGTTATGAACAATGCTGCGGAAAGGCTTCTGGGTTTATCGCAGGAATCAATTAGCAACCTGGCCAAAGATATTATTTTCGGGCAGTTGCGTTTGGTAGTGGCCACCATGGAAATTGAAGAGATCAACAGCAACCGCGATCTGTTTCTTGCTGCCGTTTCGTCAAACGTTGAAGCTGAATTGAAAAAAATAGGTTTAAAACTGATCAACGTAAACGTAACCGATATTAACGACGAGTCGGGCTACATTGAAGCATTGGGTAAAGAAGCAGCAGCAAAAGCCATAAATGATGCGAAAAAAAGTGTGGCCGAAAAGAATCGTGACGGAGAAGTTGGACAGGCAATGGCTCATCGCGAACAACGTGTTCAGGTTGCCGGCGCCGATGCAACTGCAGTTGAAGGTGAAAACGTCGCCAAAGTTACCATCGCAAATTCGGATGCCGACCGTAGAGAAAAAGAAGCAGAAGCAAACCGCCGTGCTGTTGCCGCCGAAAAAGTGACCGATGCACAAGCATTACAGGAAGCTTATGCTGCAGAAAAACTGGCCGAGCAGGTTCGTGCCGAAAGAGATAAAGCAACACAAACTGCCAACATTGTAGTTCCTGCCGAAATTGACAAACAAAAAGTTGAAATTGACGCAGAAGCTATGGCTGAACAAACAAGACGAATTGCAAAAGGGGAAGCGGATGCAATTTACATGAAAATGGCCGCTGAAGGAAAAGGTATTTACGAAATATTAAGCAAACAAGCTGAAGGTTTCGACCAACTGGTTAAGGCGGCAGGTAACGATGCACAGAAAGCAGTGTTAATGATGATTGCCGACAAATTGCCCGAATTGGTTAAAACACAGGTGGAAGCCATTAAAAACATCAAAATTGATAAAGTTACTGTTTGGGAAACCGGGAATAGTAAAGATGGCAAAACATCAACCGCCAATTTTATGCAAGGCATGTTAGGTTCTATTCCTCCACTCGACGATATATTCAAATCGGCCGGAATGGAACTCCCCAATTACTTGAAAGGTGAGGTTAAACCTGCAGATGAAACAAAGAGCTCAGAAGATGAAAATGATGCATTTGAAGAGGTAACAGAAGTTACACCTAAAGAATAA
- a CDS encoding ABC transporter ATP-binding protein, whose amino-acid sequence MELFEARNVEKVFASTKALSDVSISVQEQSIFGLLGPNGAGKTTLIRIINQITAPDKGEIFLNGKPMTRADISQIGYLPEERGLYKKLKIGEQAIYLAQLKGMSQRDARKNLKYWFEKFEIMAWWNKKVEELSKGMQQKVQFITTVVHKPKLLIFDEPFSGFDPINANLLKEEILNLKKEGATIIFSTHNMGSVEELCDNIALINKSVKIEDGPTDAIREKYKSNIYDIKYRGDFKNVDLALGTAYEIISHSESPKGNNLKVQYLNGNSNNDLLHALMQAAEIISFEEVIPSMNDVFIKAVQESNKN is encoded by the coding sequence ATGGAATTATTTGAAGCGCGAAATGTAGAAAAGGTTTTTGCATCGACCAAAGCCTTAAGCGATGTTAGCATTTCAGTACAGGAACAAAGCATCTTTGGTTTACTTGGGCCAAATGGAGCGGGAAAAACCACTTTAATACGTATCATCAACCAAATAACGGCACCCGACAAAGGCGAGATATTTTTAAACGGAAAACCAATGACCCGGGCCGATATTTCGCAAATTGGTTATTTGCCCGAAGAGCGGGGTTTGTATAAAAAGTTAAAAATTGGGGAACAAGCCATCTACCTGGCTCAGTTAAAAGGGATGTCGCAGCGCGATGCCCGAAAAAACCTCAAATACTGGTTCGAAAAATTTGAAATAATGGCCTGGTGGAACAAAAAGGTAGAAGAGCTTTCAAAAGGGATGCAGCAAAAAGTACAGTTTATTACAACTGTAGTTCACAAACCAAAACTCTTAATCTTTGATGAACCGTTTAGTGGTTTCGATCCGATAAATGCAAACCTCTTAAAGGAAGAGATTCTTAATCTGAAAAAGGAAGGCGCTACCATCATATTTTCTACACATAACATGGGTTCGGTAGAGGAATTGTGCGACAACATTGCACTTATCAACAAATCGGTGAAAATTGAGGACGGTCCGACCGATGCCATTCGCGAAAAATACAAGTCGAATATTTATGACATAAAATACCGGGGCGATTTTAAAAATGTTGATCTGGCCCTTGGTACAGCTTACGAAATTATTAGCCATTCCGAAAGCCCAAAAGGCAACAATCTAAAAGTTCAGTACCTGAATGGTAACTCGAACAATGATTTACTACATGCCCTTATGCAGGCTGCCGAAATCATTTCGTTCGAGGAAGTTATACCAAGTATGAACGATGTATTTATTAAAGCCGTTCAGGAATCAAATAAAAACTAA
- a CDS encoding ABC transporter permease: MSNTFLILKQEYLKRVKKKSFIILTILMPFLIAGVYGLVIYFSIKDDTEERTIAVYDESTLFLGEFSDQGTTNYHFIPKEEYTQLKSKIKGSEYYAVLYIPGTIYTNNQAQLFSEKQLPFELTEQIERKLSRFIENDKRQKVIEDSGIPDLEDRLEKTKTWITLNTLKISDSGEAKKSSSVVAFIASYAMGLLIYFFVFMYGAMVMRSVMEEKKSRIIEVIISSVKPSQLMAGKIIGTALVGLTQVAIWVVLGGVGLFIVQGFFSPESAQQMSQSLMESQGQMNPAMAQAAEPNKVMEIMEMVGNLNLPLIMFSFVFYFLAGYLLYSSFLGAVGAAVDNDEDSQQMVFPVTFPLILSIMLLFPIARNPEGSLAFWCSIIPFTSPVAMMARVPYGLPAWELLLSMGLLILTTVGAIFAAAKIYRIGLLMYGKKVNIKELIKWLRYKN, from the coding sequence ATGAGCAATACATTTCTAATTTTAAAGCAAGAATATTTAAAACGGGTTAAAAAAAAATCGTTTATTATTTTAACCATTTTAATGCCCTTTTTGATTGCAGGAGTTTATGGCCTGGTAATCTATTTTTCGATTAAAGACGATACCGAAGAACGTACCATAGCCGTGTACGACGAATCAACTTTGTTTTTGGGCGAATTTAGCGACCAGGGAACAACCAACTATCATTTTATTCCAAAGGAAGAATACACTCAGTTAAAATCAAAAATTAAAGGAAGCGAGTACTACGCAGTACTATATATTCCCGGAACGATTTATACCAACAACCAGGCACAGTTATTTTCAGAAAAACAACTCCCCTTCGAGCTAACTGAACAAATCGAAAGAAAACTAAGTCGTTTTATTGAAAACGACAAACGGCAAAAAGTGATCGAAGATTCAGGAATTCCGGATTTGGAAGATCGTTTGGAAAAAACTAAAACATGGATAACACTTAACACGCTAAAAATTTCAGACTCGGGAGAAGCTAAAAAGAGCTCGTCGGTGGTTGCTTTTATAGCAAGTTATGCCATGGGTTTATTGATCTACTTTTTTGTATTTATGTACGGCGCCATGGTTATGCGCAGTGTAATGGAAGAAAAGAAAAGCCGCATAATTGAGGTAATAATTTCCTCGGTAAAACCAAGTCAGTTAATGGCCGGTAAAATAATAGGAACTGCACTGGTTGGATTAACGCAGGTTGCCATTTGGGTGGTACTCGGCGGTGTTGGCCTTTTTATTGTCCAGGGATTCTTCTCTCCTGAATCGGCTCAGCAAATGAGTCAGAGTTTAATGGAAAGCCAGGGACAAATGAACCCTGCCATGGCACAGGCAGCCGAACCAAATAAAGTAATGGAAATAATGGAAATGGTTGGCAACCTCAATTTGCCTCTAATCATGTTTTCATTTGTTTTCTACTTTTTAGCGGGCTACCTGCTTTACAGTTCGTTTTTAGGTGCAGTTGGTGCAGCTGTTGATAACGATGAAGACTCGCAACAGATGGTTTTCCCGGTAACTTTCCCTCTAATTCTTTCCATTATGCTCTTGTTTCCGATTGCACGCAACCCGGAAGGATCATTGGCATTCTGGTGTTCAATTATTCCTTTTACGTCACCTGTAGCAATGATGGCAAGAGTGCCTTACGGACTACCTGCCTGGGAACTGTTGTTATCGATGGGCTTACTAATTCTAACTACAGTGGGTGCAATTTTTGCCGCTGCTAAAATTTATCGCATCGGCCTACTCATGTATGGTAAAAAGGTCAATATCAAAGAATTAATAAAATGGTTGCGTTACAAGAATTAA
- the cysK gene encoding cysteine synthase A yields MKAQNILETIGNTPHVKLNRLYSDDYEVWVKVEKTNPGGSIKDRIALSMIEDAEQKGIIKEGSVIIEPTSGNTGIGLALVSAVKGYRLILTMPESMSLERRKALLALGAELELTPKEKGMKGAIARAEELAEGIENSWIPLQFDNPANVEIHKKTTAQEILKDFPEGFDYLITGVGTGGHITGVAGVLKEKFPNLKVFAVEPDTSPVIGGKGPGPHGIQGIGAGFIPKNLDTNLLDGTIEISKEEAFEYAQKAAKQEGLFVGISSGASLAAVAKKIKDLPKGSRILTFSYDHGERYLSIDGLY; encoded by the coding sequence ATGAAAGCACAGAACATTTTAGAGACCATTGGCAACACGCCACATGTAAAATTAAACCGACTATACTCTGATGATTACGAAGTATGGGTAAAAGTTGAGAAAACAAATCCGGGAGGAAGTATTAAAGACCGTATCGCACTTTCGATGATTGAAGATGCCGAACAAAAAGGCATTATCAAGGAAGGATCGGTAATTATTGAACCCACATCGGGAAATACTGGAATTGGCCTTGCATTGGTTTCGGCGGTAAAAGGATATCGCCTGATATTAACCATGCCTGAATCAATGTCGCTGGAACGCAGAAAAGCATTGCTGGCACTTGGAGCAGAACTGGAGCTTACGCCAAAAGAAAAAGGAATGAAAGGAGCCATTGCAAGAGCAGAAGAATTGGCCGAAGGAATTGAAAACTCGTGGATTCCTTTGCAATTTGATAATCCTGCAAACGTTGAAATCCACAAAAAAACTACCGCTCAGGAAATTTTAAAAGATTTTCCTGAAGGTTTTGATTACCTGATTACAGGAGTTGGAACCGGTGGACACATTACAGGTGTAGCCGGTGTTTTAAAGGAAAAGTTTCCAAACCTGAAAGTATTTGCAGTTGAACCCGATACCAGCCCTGTAATTGGCGGGAAAGGACCCGGTCCTCATGGAATTCAGGGAATTGGCGCAGGATTTATTCCTAAAAACCTCGATACTAATTTACTGGATGGAACAATTGAAATTAGCAAAGAAGAAGCTTTTGAATATGCACAAAAAGCAGCAAAACAAGAAGGCCTATTTGTAGGAATCTCATCGGGAGCATCGTTGGCAGCTGTTGCAAAAAAAATCAAGGATCTTCCAAAAGGATCGCGAATTCTTACCTTTTCGTACGATCATGGAGAAAGATATTTGTCGATTGACGGACTTTATTAA
- a CDS encoding DUF302 domain-containing protein, which yields MKGLTLFLTGLILGVAATIFIIVAILPKHMFIEHESKLSFNETVDAVANSAIENKWSMPHKYDLQATMKKHGHEVNPVTVFSLCKPELAYQILKNNDVRSASALMPCRISVYEKDGKTYISMLNAGMLSKLMGKKAGKVMGAASAGNEEIVKTIIQ from the coding sequence ATGAAAGGATTAACGCTGTTTTTAACAGGACTTATTTTAGGAGTTGCAGCCACCATTTTTATAATAGTTGCCATTTTGCCCAAACACATGTTTATTGAACATGAAAGCAAATTAAGTTTTAACGAGACTGTTGATGCTGTTGCAAATTCGGCAATCGAAAACAAATGGAGTATGCCTCATAAATACGACTTGCAGGCTACCATGAAAAAGCATGGACACGAAGTAAATCCGGTTACCGTTTTTTCATTGTGTAAACCGGAACTAGCCTACCAAATTTTAAAAAACAACGATGTACGATCAGCTTCGGCTTTAATGCCATGTCGTATATCGGTGTACGAAAAAGACGGAAAAACCTACATTTCGATGTTAAATGCCGGAATGCTTTCTAAATTGATGGGGAAAAAAGCTGGAAAAGTTATGGGAGCCGCCAGTGCAGGAAACGAAGAAATAGTAAAAACAATAATACAATAG
- a CDS encoding cation transporter, protein MKKLFFLIALLGLLSCNSGNEKKQNETTQNVELAETTINIGGLHCDACVASVEKGINELEGIKNVVVTLTDSTAVVKYDAAKVELAQIEKAVVKRGYTVKSSE, encoded by the coding sequence ATGAAAAAACTGTTCTTTCTGATCGCACTTTTAGGACTATTGTCCTGCAACTCGGGAAACGAAAAAAAACAAAATGAAACGACACAAAATGTAGAGTTAGCCGAAACAACAATAAACATTGGTGGCTTGCATTGCGATGCATGTGTGGCTTCGGTAGAAAAAGGGATTAACGAACTGGAGGGGATTAAAAATGTAGTTGTTACGCTTACCGATTCAACCGCAGTTGTTAAATACGATGCCGCAAAAGTTGAATTGGCCCAAATTGAAAAAGCCGTGGTAAAGCGCGGATACACCGTTAAAAGTTCTGAATAA